The following are encoded in a window of Sinorhizobium sojae CCBAU 05684 genomic DNA:
- the gcvT gene encoding glycine cleavage system aminomethyltransferase GcvT produces the protein MESISRLKHTPLHALHLSLGARMVPFAGYEMPVQYPEGVLKEHLHTRAAAGLFDVSHMGQIAIRPRSGRVADAALALERLVPVDVLGLAEGRQRYALFTNDEGGILDDLMIANRGDHLFLIVNAACKAADFEHLQRGLGDSCLVTMLNDRALVALQGPRAEAVLGELWADIASMRFMDVAEADLHDVACIISRSGYTGEDGFEISIPVASAVDVTQRLLEHPDVLPVGLGARDSLRLEAGLCLYGNDIDTGTTPVEAALEWAIQKSRRAGGKRAGGFPGADRILAELANGTSRRRVGLKPDGRAPVRGGAKLFADADGTVAAGSVTSGGFGPSVDGPIAMGYVDAAYAGNGTKLFAEVRGKYLPVTVSALPFVKQTYKR, from the coding sequence TTGGAAAGTATCTCCCGCTTGAAGCATACGCCGCTGCACGCGCTCCATCTGTCGCTGGGTGCACGCATGGTGCCGTTCGCCGGCTATGAAATGCCGGTGCAATATCCGGAGGGCGTGCTCAAGGAACACTTGCACACCCGCGCGGCAGCCGGTCTCTTCGACGTCTCCCATATGGGGCAGATCGCCATCCGCCCTCGCTCCGGCCGGGTCGCCGATGCGGCTCTGGCGCTCGAAAGGCTGGTCCCGGTGGATGTGCTCGGTCTTGCGGAGGGCCGCCAGCGCTATGCGCTTTTCACCAACGACGAAGGGGGGATCCTCGACGACCTGATGATCGCCAACCGCGGCGACCATCTTTTCCTCATCGTCAACGCCGCCTGCAAGGCCGCCGACTTCGAGCATTTGCAGCGCGGCCTTGGCGACAGCTGTCTCGTGACAATGCTGAACGATCGCGCCCTCGTGGCGCTCCAGGGGCCCCGCGCCGAGGCGGTGCTCGGCGAACTCTGGGCCGACATCGCCTCCATGCGCTTTATGGATGTGGCGGAAGCGGACCTCCACGACGTCGCCTGCATCATCTCCCGCTCCGGCTATACCGGTGAAGACGGCTTCGAGATCTCCATCCCCGTTGCCTCGGCGGTCGACGTGACGCAGCGCCTGCTCGAGCACCCGGACGTGCTGCCCGTCGGGCTCGGTGCCCGCGATTCGCTCCGTCTGGAGGCGGGCCTCTGCCTTTACGGCAATGACATCGATACCGGAACGACGCCGGTCGAAGCGGCGCTCGAATGGGCGATCCAGAAGAGCCGCCGCGCCGGCGGCAAAAGGGCCGGTGGCTTCCCCGGTGCAGACCGCATCCTTGCCGAACTCGCTAATGGTACGAGCCGGCGCCGCGTCGGGCTTAAGCCGGACGGGCGGGCGCCGGTGCGCGGTGGCGCGAAACTCTTCGCCGATGCCGATGGCACGGTGGCCGCGGGCAGCGTGACCTCCGGCGGTTTCGGCCCGAGCGTCGATGGCCCCATTGCCATGGGCTATGTCGATGCGGCCTACGCCGGAAACGGCACGAAACTCTTTGCGGAGGTGCGTGGCAAATATCTGCCGGTCACGGTTTCCGCCCTGCCCTTCGTCAAACAAACCTACAAACGCTGA
- the gcvP gene encoding aminomethyl-transferring glycine dehydrogenase — protein MSMPKDFTFTDYKPYDFANRRHIGPSPAEMEEMLKVVGYPSLDALIDDTVPASIRQETPLSWGAPMTEREALDKLRETANRNEKLVSLIGQGYYGTITPPVIQRNILENPAWYTAYTPYQPEISQGRLEALLNYQTMVCDLTGLDVANASLLDEATAAAEAMAMAERVAKSKARAFFVDENCHPQTIALLKTRAEPLGWQLVFGDPFEDLDPAAVFGAIFQYPGTYGHVRDFSDLIAKLHEQGAVAAVAADPLALALLKSPGEMGADIAVGSTQRFGVPVGYGGPHAAYMAVKDAYKRSMPGRLVGVSVDSRGNRAYRLALQTREQHIRREKATSNICTAQVLLAVMASMYAVFHGPEGIKAIAQSVHQKTVRLAMGLEQLGYRVEPDLFFDTITVEVGKLQGIILKAAVAEGVNLRKIGPTKIGISLDERSRPVTLEAVWRAFGGDFNVEAFEPGYRLPEALLRTGEYLAHPIFHMNRAESEMTRYMRRLADRDLALDRAMIPLGSCTMKLNATAEMLPITWPEFSEIHPFAPADQALGYQHLIEDLSEKLCAITGYDAISMQPNSGAQGEYAGLLAIRAYHIANGNAHRDVCLIPTSAHGTNPASANMAGMKVVVVKVSDIGEIDMDDFRAKAEQFSDTLSCCMITYPSTHGVFEENVREVCDVVHRHGGQVYLDGANMNAMVGLSRPGDIGSDVSHLNLHKTFCIPHGGGGPGMGPIGVKAHLVPFLPGHPEADKHDGTVSAAPFGSASILPISWSYCLMMGGEGLTQATKVAILNANYIAARLKGAYDVLYKSAKGRVAHECIIDTRPLAESAGVSVDDIAKRLIDCGFHAPTMSWPVAGTLMIEPTESETKAELDRFCAAMLAIREEARAIEEGGMDRINNPLKNAPHTVEDLVGDWNRPYSREQACFPPGAFRVDKYWSPVNRVDNVYGDRHLVCTCPPIESYAEAAE, from the coding sequence ATGAGCATGCCAAAGGACTTCACCTTTACCGACTACAAGCCTTACGATTTCGCCAATCGGCGCCATATCGGCCCTTCCCCGGCCGAAATGGAGGAGATGCTGAAAGTCGTCGGCTATCCGAGCCTCGATGCGCTGATCGACGACACGGTTCCGGCTTCGATCCGGCAGGAAACGCCGCTCTCCTGGGGCGCTCCGATGACCGAGCGCGAAGCGCTCGACAAGCTGCGCGAAACGGCAAACCGCAATGAGAAACTCGTCTCGCTGATCGGCCAGGGCTATTACGGCACGATCACGCCGCCGGTTATCCAGCGCAACATCCTGGAGAACCCGGCCTGGTACACGGCCTACACACCCTACCAGCCGGAAATCAGCCAGGGCCGCCTCGAAGCATTGCTCAACTATCAGACGATGGTGTGCGACCTGACCGGCCTTGACGTTGCCAATGCATCGCTGCTCGACGAGGCGACAGCGGCAGCGGAAGCCATGGCCATGGCGGAGCGCGTCGCCAAGTCCAAGGCGAGGGCCTTCTTCGTCGACGAGAACTGCCATCCCCAGACGATCGCCCTGCTGAAGACCCGTGCGGAGCCGCTCGGCTGGCAGCTTGTCTTCGGCGATCCTTTCGAGGACCTGGACCCCGCCGCCGTCTTTGGCGCGATCTTCCAATATCCCGGCACCTACGGTCACGTCCGGGATTTTTCGGACCTCATCGCGAAGCTCCACGAGCAGGGCGCAGTCGCGGCCGTCGCTGCCGATCCGCTGGCGCTGGCACTGTTGAAGTCACCCGGTGAAATGGGTGCGGATATCGCCGTAGGCTCCACGCAGCGCTTCGGCGTGCCGGTCGGCTATGGCGGGCCGCACGCCGCCTACATGGCCGTGAAGGATGCCTACAAGCGCTCCATGCCCGGGCGCCTCGTCGGCGTATCGGTCGATTCCCGCGGCAATCGCGCCTATCGTCTTGCCCTGCAGACGCGCGAACAGCACATCCGCCGGGAAAAGGCGACCTCGAACATCTGCACCGCCCAGGTGCTCCTCGCCGTCATGGCGTCGATGTACGCCGTCTTCCACGGCCCGGAGGGCATCAAGGCAATCGCCCAGAGCGTGCATCAAAAGACTGTGCGACTTGCCATGGGTCTTGAACAGCTCGGCTATAGGGTCGAGCCGGATCTTTTCTTCGACACGATCACCGTCGAGGTCGGCAAGTTGCAGGGAATCATTCTGAAGGCGGCCGTTGCCGAGGGCGTGAACCTGCGCAAGATCGGCCCTACAAAGATCGGCATCAGCCTCGACGAACGGTCGCGGCCGGTGACGCTGGAAGCGGTTTGGCGCGCATTCGGCGGCGATTTCAACGTCGAGGCGTTCGAGCCCGGTTATCGGCTGCCCGAGGCGCTGCTGCGCACCGGCGAGTATCTGGCCCATCCGATCTTCCATATGAACCGGGCGGAGAGCGAGATGACGCGCTATATGCGCCGCCTCGCCGATCGCGATCTCGCGCTCGACCGCGCCATGATCCCGCTGGGCTCCTGCACGATGAAGCTCAATGCGACGGCCGAAATGCTGCCGATCACCTGGCCGGAATTTTCGGAGATTCACCCCTTCGCCCCCGCCGACCAGGCGCTCGGATACCAGCATTTGATCGAGGACCTCTCGGAAAAACTCTGCGCCATCACCGGTTATGACGCGATTTCGATGCAGCCGAACTCCGGCGCCCAGGGTGAATATGCGGGATTGCTCGCGATCCGGGCCTATCACATCGCCAACGGCAATGCGCACCGTGACGTCTGCCTGATTCCGACCTCCGCCCACGGCACCAATCCCGCCTCGGCGAACATGGCCGGGATGAAGGTCGTCGTCGTCAAGGTGAGCGATATCGGCGAGATCGACATGGACGATTTCCGCGCCAAGGCGGAGCAGTTTTCGGACACTCTCTCCTGCTGCATGATCACCTACCCTTCGACGCACGGCGTCTTCGAGGAGAACGTGCGCGAGGTCTGCGATGTCGTGCACAGGCACGGCGGACAGGTCTATCTGGACGGCGCCAACATGAACGCCATGGTCGGGCTTTCCCGCCCCGGTGATATCGGCTCGGATGTCAGTCACCTGAACCTGCACAAGACCTTCTGCATTCCGCATGGTGGCGGTGGTCCCGGCATGGGTCCGATCGGCGTCAAGGCGCATCTTGTTCCCTTCCTCCCGGGCCACCCGGAAGCGGACAAGCACGACGGCACGGTCTCGGCCGCTCCCTTCGGCTCGGCCTCGATCCTGCCGATTTCCTGGAGCTACTGCCTGATGATGGGTGGCGAAGGGCTGACGCAGGCGACGAAGGTGGCGATCCTCAACGCTAACTACATTGCCGCGCGGCTGAAGGGGGCCTACGACGTGCTCTACAAATCCGCGAAGGGCCGCGTCGCGCATGAGTGCATCATCGACACGCGTCCGCTTGCCGAAAGCGCCGGCGTCAGCGTCGACGACATCGCCAAGCGCCTGATCGACTGCGGCTTCCATGCGCCGACGATGAGCTGGCCGGTGGCCGGCACGCTCATGATCGAGCCGACCGAATCGGAAACCAAGGCCGAACTCGACCGCTTCTGCGCCGCGATGCTGGCAATCCGCGAGGAGGCACGCGCCATCGAGGAAGGCGGGATGGACCGGATCAACAATCCGCTGAAGAACGCGCCGCACACGGTAGAGGACCTCGTCGGGGATTGGAATCGGCCCTATTCCCGCGAGCAGGCCTGCTTCCCGCCCGGCGCCTTCCGCGTCGACAAATACTGGTCGCCCGTCAACCGAGTCGACAATGTCTATGGCGACCGCCATCTCGTCTGCACCTGCCCGCCGATCGAAAGCTACGCGGAAGCGGCGGAGTGA
- the sufA gene encoding Fe-S cluster assembly scaffold SufA, which yields MGFAVMSLTDAAAGRVRSIVENAGGDAKGIRLSIKKGGCAGMEYAVDLVTEPSAKDDLVEHKGARVWIAPEAVLYLLGTQMDFEVTPLRSGFTFKNPNQTSACGCGESVELKPADLAALAAEGNPVVRAN from the coding sequence ATGGGCTTTGCTGTAATGAGTCTGACCGATGCGGCCGCCGGCCGCGTGCGGTCCATCGTCGAGAATGCCGGGGGCGACGCCAAGGGCATTCGCTTGAGCATCAAGAAGGGCGGCTGCGCCGGCATGGAATATGCCGTCGACCTCGTCACCGAGCCCAGTGCCAAGGACGATCTCGTCGAGCATAAGGGCGCCAGGGTCTGGATCGCGCCTGAGGCGGTACTGTATCTGCTCGGCACGCAGATGGATTTCGAGGTCACGCCGCTGCGCTCTGGCTTCACTTTCAAAAACCCGAACCAGACGTCCGCCTGCGGTTGCGGCGAATCGGTGGAGCTGAAGCCGGCGGACCTCGCCGCGCTCGCGGCCGAGGGCAATCCGGTGGTTCGGGCGAACTGA
- the gcvH gene encoding glycine cleavage system protein GcvH, translated as MLKFTEEHEWLKIDGGVATIGITEHAAGQLGDLVFVELPEVGATFSKGDSAATVESVKAASDVYCPLDGEIVEVNQAVVDDPALVNSDPQGKAWFFKLKLADPGSADALLDEAAYKELVS; from the coding sequence ATGCTGAAATTTACCGAGGAACACGAGTGGCTGAAGATCGACGGCGGCGTTGCGACGATCGGCATCACCGAACATGCAGCCGGCCAGTTGGGCGATCTCGTCTTCGTGGAACTGCCGGAGGTTGGCGCGACCTTCTCCAAAGGAGACTCGGCTGCGACCGTCGAATCGGTCAAGGCCGCTTCCGACGTCTACTGTCCGCTCGATGGCGAAATCGTCGAAGTCAATCAGGCCGTTGTCGACGACCCCGCGCTGGTCAACAGCGACCCTCAAGGCAAAGCCTGGTTCTTCAAGCTCAAGCTCGCCGATCCGGGTTCGGCCGATGCCCTTCTGGATGAAGCGGCCTATAAGGAGCTCGTCAGCTGA
- a CDS encoding cysteine desulfurase — translation MEQVAPMTAYDVETIRKDFPILSRMVYGKPLVYLDNGASAQKPQVVIDAVANAYSNEYANVHRGLHFLSNAATDAYEGAREKVRRFLNAPSADNIIFTKSSTEAINTVAHGYGMPKIGEGDEIVLSIMEHHSNIVPWHFIRERQGAKLVWAPVDDDGAFHIEDFVKCLTERTRVIAITHMSNALGTMVPVKEICRIARERGIPVLVDGSQGAVHMPVDVQDIDCDWYVMTGHKLYGPSGVGVLYGKMERLKEMRPFQGGGEMIEEVTEDYVTYNDPPHRFEAGTPPIVQAIGLGYALDYMEKLGREAIRAHEADLTAYARERLSSVNSLRVFGDAPNKGSIFSFEIAGIHSHDVSMVIDRAGVAVRAGTHCAQPLLKRFGVTSTCRASFGLYNTRAEVDALADALEHARKFFA, via the coding sequence ATGGAACAGGTTGCGCCGATGACGGCCTATGACGTCGAGACGATCAGAAAGGATTTTCCGATCCTTTCGCGGATGGTCTACGGCAAGCCGCTGGTCTATCTCGACAACGGCGCTTCGGCGCAGAAGCCCCAGGTCGTCATCGATGCGGTCGCCAATGCCTATTCCAACGAGTATGCAAACGTCCATCGCGGCCTGCATTTCCTCTCCAATGCCGCGACGGATGCCTATGAGGGGGCGCGCGAGAAGGTTCGCCGTTTCCTGAACGCCCCTTCGGCCGACAATATCATCTTCACCAAGTCCTCGACCGAGGCGATCAATACGGTCGCTCACGGCTATGGCATGCCGAAAATCGGCGAGGGCGACGAGATCGTGCTTTCGATCATGGAGCACCACTCGAATATCGTTCCCTGGCATTTCATCCGTGAAAGGCAGGGCGCGAAGCTCGTCTGGGCGCCCGTAGACGATGACGGCGCATTTCATATCGAAGACTTCGTCAAGTGCCTGACCGAGCGAACCAGGGTCATCGCCATCACGCATATGTCGAATGCGCTGGGCACCATGGTTCCGGTCAAGGAAATCTGCCGCATTGCCCGCGAACGCGGCATTCCGGTGCTGGTCGACGGCAGTCAGGGCGCCGTGCACATGCCGGTGGATGTCCAGGATATCGATTGCGACTGGTATGTCATGACCGGTCACAAGCTCTACGGCCCCTCCGGTGTCGGTGTGCTCTATGGCAAGATGGAGCGGCTCAAGGAGATGCGGCCGTTCCAGGGCGGCGGCGAGATGATCGAGGAGGTGACGGAGGATTACGTCACCTACAACGATCCGCCGCACCGCTTCGAGGCCGGCACGCCGCCGATCGTTCAGGCGATCGGGCTCGGCTACGCGCTCGACTACATGGAAAAGCTCGGCCGCGAAGCGATCCGGGCGCATGAGGCGGATCTGACCGCCTATGCGCGCGAGCGCCTGTCGTCGGTCAATTCACTCCGGGTCTTCGGCGACGCGCCCAACAAGGGCAGCATCTTCTCCTTCGAGATCGCCGGCATCCACTCGCATGACGTGTCGATGGTGATCGATCGTGCCGGTGTCGCCGTGCGGGCGGGGACCCATTGTGCCCAGCCGCTCTTGAAACGCTTCGGCGTGACCTCCACATGCCGTGCGTCCTTCGGTCTCTACAATACCCGGGCCGAGGTGGATGCGTTGGCGGATGCGCTCGAACATGCACGCAAGTTCTTTGCATAG
- a CDS encoding patatin-like phospholipase family protein yields MSDQVTQKSIDLALQGGGSHGALTWGVLDRLLEDSRIRICSISGTSAGAMNAVVLADGLEKGGAEVGREALAGFWKAVSDAARWSPLQRTLWDRMTNNFSLDQSPAYLWFEQFTRQFSPYQLNPFDINPLRDLIAGTVDFDAVNRCSSLKVFVTATNVRTGRAKVFTQPDLSVDTVMASACLPFMFKAVEIDGEAYWDGGYIGNPALYPLVDDRATRDIVIVQINPLVREELPTTGRAIINRLNEVTFNAALLKELRAIHLLHELIEAEGLESEHYRNSYVHLIHAHEEIQHLSASSKFAAEWSYLLYLKERGRAWAERFIDQHFDDLGVRSTLDLGQLFSDSFRLPQLADTASTE; encoded by the coding sequence ATGTCCGATCAAGTAACACAAAAGTCAATCGATCTGGCGCTTCAGGGTGGCGGATCCCATGGTGCTTTGACCTGGGGAGTGCTTGATCGGCTGCTGGAAGATAGTCGCATCCGCATCTGCAGCATCAGCGGGACGAGCGCCGGCGCGATGAATGCGGTCGTGCTTGCGGACGGCCTGGAGAAAGGGGGGGCGGAAGTTGGACGCGAGGCGCTAGCAGGATTCTGGAAGGCGGTGAGCGACGCTGCGCGTTGGTCTCCGCTGCAGCGCACCCTTTGGGACCGCATGACGAACAATTTCAGCCTCGACCAGTCCCCGGCCTATCTCTGGTTCGAACAGTTCACGCGGCAGTTCTCTCCCTATCAACTGAACCCGTTCGACATCAATCCGCTGCGCGACCTGATCGCCGGCACTGTCGATTTCGACGCAGTCAATCGATGCTCCAGCCTCAAGGTGTTTGTCACCGCCACCAATGTGCGCACGGGCCGGGCCAAGGTGTTCACGCAGCCAGACCTGTCGGTCGATACCGTCATGGCGTCCGCCTGCCTGCCGTTCATGTTCAAAGCGGTCGAGATCGACGGCGAGGCCTATTGGGATGGCGGCTATATCGGCAATCCCGCGCTCTATCCGCTCGTCGACGACCGCGCCACCCGAGACATCGTGATCGTCCAGATCAACCCGCTTGTCCGCGAGGAATTGCCGACAACCGGCCGGGCAATCATCAACCGGCTGAACGAAGTGACCTTCAATGCAGCGCTCCTGAAGGAGTTGCGTGCCATCCATCTCCTTCACGAATTGATCGAGGCGGAAGGGCTGGAATCCGAGCATTATCGGAACAGCTACGTTCATCTGATTCATGCCCATGAGGAGATCCAGCACCTTAGCGCCTCAAGCAAATTCGCGGCCGAATGGAGCTATCTCCTCTATCTCAAGGAGCGCGGACGGGCCTGGGCCGAACGCTTTATCGACCAGCATTTCGATGACCTTGGAGTCCGCTCGACACTCGATCTCGGCCAGCTGTTCAGCGACAGTTTCAGGTTGCCCCAGCTCGCAGACACCGCCTCGACGGAGTGA
- the sufC gene encoding Fe-S cluster assembly ATPase SufC — protein sequence MLEIKNLHARIAEDGTEIIRGLDLTVKAGEVAAIMGPNGSGKSTLSYILSGREDYEVTEGDILYNGESILELDAAERAAKGIFLAFQYPVEIPGVATMQFLKVAMNEQRKYRGEDELSTPEFMRRVKEAASELKIAPEMLRRPLNVGFSGGEKKRAEILQMALLEPKLCVLDETDSGLDIDALKIVADGVNALRSPDRAVVVITHYQRLLDYIVPDTVHVLYRGQVVKSGDKTLAHELEAKGYADIIEAAA from the coding sequence ATGCTTGAAATCAAGAACCTGCATGCCCGTATTGCCGAGGACGGCACCGAGATTATCCGCGGCCTGGACCTGACCGTGAAGGCCGGCGAGGTCGCCGCCATCATGGGCCCCAACGGCTCCGGCAAGTCGACACTCTCCTATATCCTCTCCGGTCGCGAAGACTATGAGGTGACCGAGGGCGATATCCTTTACAACGGCGAGAGCATTCTGGAGCTCGATGCCGCCGAGCGCGCGGCCAAGGGCATCTTCCTTGCATTCCAGTATCCGGTCGAAATCCCGGGCGTTGCGACCATGCAGTTCCTGAAGGTGGCGATGAATGAGCAGCGCAAGTACCGGGGCGAAGACGAGCTCTCGACGCCGGAATTCATGCGCCGCGTCAAGGAAGCGGCCTCCGAACTGAAGATCGCGCCGGAAATGCTGCGCCGTCCACTGAATGTCGGCTTCTCCGGCGGTGAAAAGAAGCGTGCGGAAATCCTGCAGATGGCGCTGCTCGAGCCGAAGCTCTGCGTTCTCGACGAGACCGATTCCGGCCTCGACATCGATGCATTGAAGATTGTGGCCGATGGCGTCAATGCGCTCCGCTCGCCGGACCGCGCCGTCGTCGTCATCACCCACTACCAGCGCCTGCTCGACTACATCGTCCCGGACACGGTCCACGTTCTCTACAGGGGCCAGGTCGTCAAGTCGGGCGACAAGACGCTGGCGCACGAACTCGAAGCCAAAGGCTACGCGGATATCATCGAGGCAGCAGCCTGA
- a CDS encoding SUF system Fe-S cluster assembly protein, whose amino-acid sequence MALEQTQEKVDVREGIVHSAIPAEELARLSDDIIAALKTVYDPEIPADIFELGLIYKIDIEDDRMVKVEMTLTAPGCPVAGEMPGWVENAVGAVEGVSGVEVTMTFDPPWTPDRMSEEAQVAIGWY is encoded by the coding sequence ATGGCTCTCGAACAAACGCAAGAGAAGGTCGATGTCCGCGAAGGCATCGTGCACTCGGCCATTCCCGCCGAGGAACTGGCGCGTCTCAGCGACGACATCATCGCCGCACTGAAGACCGTCTACGATCCCGAAATCCCGGCCGACATTTTCGAACTCGGCCTCATCTACAAGATCGACATCGAGGACGATCGGATGGTGAAGGTCGAGATGACGCTGACCGCTCCCGGGTGCCCCGTTGCCGGTGAGATGCCGGGCTGGGTCGAGAACGCCGTCGGCGCCGTCGAGGGCGTTTCCGGCGTCGAGGTCACCATGACTTTCGATCCGCCATGGACACCGGACCGCATGTCGGAAGAAGCGCAGGTGGCCATCGGCTGGTATTGA
- the sufD gene encoding Fe-S cluster assembly protein SufD encodes MNMQQAIKMTAAETALVDAYTAQLGDLPGDGAVLSLRDALVHELKTAGLPTRRIESWHYTDLRTLLRAVPAADPAAFSDPVEALVPGSSVISVRNGEAEIERLPDVLTVRSYTESLIDGSAAAGLSVLGADDAIGRINGGLVRGGVEIAVPEGVELEVPLELQVIQSHGQAHTRFPVSFGAGAKATVIERHLSTNAEPSFVSSVSDVTLAEGADVIWIILQQQGPSDTHLGQIRFDLGKDARLHLFVINVGGKLVRQEIHGRASGEGADLTLRGINLLGGDGHTDVTFTLSHDVPHTTSTEIIRNVVFDRAKGVFQGKILVAKDAQKTDAKMSCNTLLLSDEADFSAKPELEIFADDVQCGHGATVIDIDHTQLFYLLSRGIPENKARAMLVNAFVAEIVEELEEDEALVEALEGVISAWLEKHA; translated from the coding sequence ATGAATATGCAACAGGCGATCAAGATGACGGCAGCCGAAACGGCGCTCGTCGATGCCTATACCGCGCAGCTCGGCGATCTGCCGGGCGATGGCGCCGTACTCTCGCTCCGAGATGCGCTTGTCCATGAATTGAAGACCGCCGGCCTGCCGACCCGGCGCATCGAATCCTGGCATTACACGGATTTGCGCACACTGCTGCGTGCGGTGCCTGCCGCCGATCCGGCCGCCTTTTCGGATCCTGTCGAGGCCCTGGTGCCCGGTTCGTCCGTAATTTCCGTTCGCAATGGCGAGGCGGAGATCGAGAGGCTCCCGGACGTCCTCACGGTGCGCTCCTACACCGAAAGCCTTATCGACGGCTCTGCAGCTGCCGGTCTCTCGGTCCTCGGTGCGGACGATGCGATAGGGCGCATCAATGGCGGACTGGTTCGCGGCGGAGTCGAAATCGCCGTTCCCGAGGGCGTTGAACTTGAAGTGCCGCTGGAGCTTCAGGTTATTCAAAGCCACGGTCAGGCGCATACGCGTTTCCCGGTTTCCTTCGGCGCCGGCGCCAAGGCGACGGTGATCGAACGGCATCTCTCGACCAATGCGGAACCGAGCTTCGTTTCGTCCGTCAGCGATGTGACGCTCGCCGAAGGCGCCGACGTGATCTGGATCATCCTGCAGCAGCAGGGACCGTCCGATACCCATCTCGGCCAGATCCGGTTCGATCTCGGCAAGGATGCAAGGTTGCATCTCTTTGTGATCAATGTTGGCGGCAAGCTGGTGCGCCAGGAGATTCACGGTCGCGCGAGCGGCGAGGGTGCCGACCTGACGCTCCGCGGCATCAACCTGCTCGGCGGCGACGGCCACACGGACGTGACCTTCACGCTCAGCCATGACGTGCCGCACACGACGTCGACTGAGATCATCCGCAACGTCGTGTTCGACCGGGCAAAGGGCGTATTCCAGGGCAAGATCCTGGTCGCGAAGGACGCCCAGAAGACCGACGCTAAGATGTCGTGCAACACGCTGCTCCTGTCAGACGAGGCCGATTTCTCGGCAAAACCGGAGCTTGAAATCTTCGCGGACGACGTGCAGTGCGGTCATGGCGCGACGGTAATCGATATCGATCATACACAGCTTTTCTACCTGCTCTCCCGCGGCATCCCGGAAAACAAGGCGCGCGCGATGCTCGTTAACGCCTTCGTGGCCGAGATCGTCGAGGAACTGGAAGAGGACGAGGCGCTGGTCGAGGCGCTTGAGGGCGTGATCTCGGCCTGGCTCGAAAAACACGCCTGA